In Vibrio tritonius, the following are encoded in one genomic region:
- a CDS encoding SDR family NAD(P)-dependent oxidoreductase, protein MARIFVSGSTDGLGLATATSLLEQGHEVLVHSRNSERLSQIQPLLNKGAKAVIGDLSQLAQQISVAEQINQHGHIDVAIHNAGTTNQQDLFSVNVLAPYVLSALVPQPTRLIYLSSSMHFDGRKNLELGSAELTYSDSKLLVTTLSNAIANRWPDSYCFSVDPGWVPTKMGGAHAPDDFIEGYQTQVWLATTNILTSLTSGTYWHHRQCAKHHIAAEDEQFQTQLLNHLEKISGIVLP, encoded by the coding sequence ATGGCACGAATTTTCGTTTCGGGTTCAACAGATGGGCTCGGTTTAGCTACCGCTACAAGCCTATTAGAACAAGGCCATGAAGTCCTTGTTCATAGTCGAAATAGTGAGCGGCTTTCTCAAATTCAGCCCCTATTAAATAAAGGAGCCAAAGCCGTTATTGGTGATTTATCGCAGCTAGCACAACAAATTTCTGTTGCCGAGCAAATCAATCAGCACGGACATATAGATGTAGCCATTCACAATGCAGGAACTACGAACCAACAGGATCTTTTTTCAGTGAACGTGCTCGCTCCCTATGTTTTAAGCGCTTTGGTACCGCAGCCTACTCGCCTAATTTATCTCAGCAGTAGTATGCATTTTGATGGTAGGAAAAACTTAGAGCTTGGGAGTGCAGAACTCACCTACTCCGATAGCAAATTACTTGTTACCACATTGAGTAATGCCATCGCTAACAGATGGCCAGATTCCTACTGTTTCAGTGTTGATCCCGGCTGGGTTCCCACCAAGATGGGCGGCGCTCATGCACCAGATGATTTCATTGAGGGTTATCAGACCCAAGTTTGGCTGGCTACAACTAACATATTAACTTCTCTAACAAGTGGAACTTATTGGCACCACAGACAGTGTGCTAAGCATCATATTGCGGCGGAAGATGAGCAGTTTCAAACACAGCTTCTTAACCATTTAGAAAAGATAAGTGGGATTGTCTTACCTTAA
- a CDS encoding iron-containing alcohol dehydrogenase, translating into MENFIFHNPVKVLFGKNQIAQINNEVPQDKRVMIVYGGGSVVKTGVLQRVKDALQNDIIFEFGGVEANPHYETLMRAVEIVKSEKIDFLLAVGGGSVIDGTKFIAAAAKYQGDAWEIVKSYGNVVQDALPIGCVLTIAATGSEMNNVAVVTKAETKDKLFFGSPYVLPKFSVLEPEITFTLPKNQTANGVVDAFIHILEQYITYPVNAKIPDRIAEGLLNTLKEDGPKALTQPDDYEARANIMWSATMALNGVLSTGVPADWATHMIGQEITGLYGLDHAQTLAIVLPALWTFCKKEKSAKLAQYAARVWDIPVQDELVMAEKAIACTTQFFESMGIKTHLSDYGLGEDIIPIVVAKLEEHGHVNIGENQSITAESAAEILKLAL; encoded by the coding sequence ATGGAAAACTTCATCTTTCATAATCCGGTTAAGGTGCTATTTGGCAAAAATCAAATCGCACAAATTAATAACGAAGTTCCACAAGACAAGCGTGTCATGATTGTCTATGGCGGCGGCAGTGTGGTGAAAACGGGTGTTCTGCAACGCGTTAAAGATGCATTGCAAAACGACATTATTTTCGAATTTGGCGGTGTTGAAGCGAACCCTCATTACGAAACACTGATGCGTGCCGTTGAGATCGTAAAATCAGAAAAAATCGACTTTTTGCTTGCTGTCGGTGGTGGCTCTGTTATTGACGGAACCAAATTCATTGCTGCCGCAGCAAAATATCAAGGTGATGCTTGGGAAATTGTCAAAAGCTACGGCAATGTTGTGCAAGATGCGCTGCCGATTGGCTGTGTGTTAACCATCGCAGCAACAGGCTCAGAGATGAATAACGTGGCTGTAGTCACCAAAGCGGAAACCAAAGACAAATTGTTCTTTGGCTCTCCTTATGTGCTGCCAAAATTCTCAGTTTTAGAGCCAGAAATTACCTTTACGCTGCCTAAAAATCAGACCGCAAATGGTGTGGTAGATGCATTTATCCACATTCTGGAGCAATACATCACCTACCCTGTTAATGCCAAAATTCCTGACCGCATTGCAGAAGGTCTGCTTAATACGCTAAAAGAAGATGGACCAAAAGCGCTGACCCAACCTGATGACTATGAAGCGCGCGCCAATATTATGTGGTCTGCCACCATGGCATTAAACGGCGTACTAAGCACAGGCGTTCCTGCCGACTGGGCAACACACATGATCGGTCAAGAAATAACTGGGCTTTATGGACTTGATCATGCCCAAACGCTAGCAATCGTATTGCCTGCGCTGTGGACTTTCTGCAAAAAAGAGAAATCCGCGAAGCTTGCCCAATACGCTGCTCGTGTATGGGACATCCCAGTGCAAGATGAACTGGTGATGGCGGAAAAAGCAATTGCATGCACTACTCAGTTCTTTGAATCCATGGGGATTAAAACCCATCTATCCGACTATGGATTAGGTGAAGACATCATCCCGATCGTCGTGGCGAAACTGGAAGAACACGGTCATGTGAATATTGGTGAAAACCAATCCATCACCGCTGAAAGTGCAGCCGAGATCCTTAAACTCGCACTCTAA
- a CDS encoding MFS transporter has translation MTKHEKPMPYMALLAFAMTGFICIMTETIPAGLLPEISHELAIPLSTAGQWVTAYALGSLFAAIPLTIATRAWSRRTVLLTTVLGFILFNSLTALSTNLVLTFTARFLAGACAGLAWSLLASYARRIVEPYQQGKAMAIAMVGTPIALSAGVPLGTWLGQVLGWRLTFGAMSLLSALLIVWIIVCVPNVAGQSKQMKLEFSKVLHIKGVKPVLAVVLTWMLAHNILYTYIAPFVQPSGMNSHVQWVLMIFGLTSLVGIIVTGKLIDKYLRKMVLISLACFFLVAVIFSLFIKSSDVILIGTAIWGLTFGGAATLLNTALADAAGEWAELAMSLTVVSWNSAISLGGIVGGVLLQFYGTSSLPMTLAGLLFVSLLIVKINSTYAFPHRR, from the coding sequence ATGACAAAACATGAAAAACCAATGCCTTATATGGCGTTGCTCGCCTTTGCCATGACGGGTTTTATCTGCATTATGACAGAAACTATCCCAGCAGGTTTGCTTCCAGAGATAAGCCATGAGTTGGCGATTCCACTATCGACAGCAGGCCAGTGGGTCACCGCCTATGCATTAGGTTCACTGTTTGCCGCGATTCCGTTAACCATTGCCACCCGCGCTTGGTCTCGCCGCACTGTACTACTTACCACTGTGCTTGGTTTTATTCTGTTTAATAGCTTAACGGCATTATCAACCAACTTAGTGCTCACTTTCACTGCTCGCTTTTTAGCTGGAGCCTGTGCGGGATTAGCTTGGAGCTTACTGGCGAGTTATGCACGCCGCATCGTCGAGCCTTATCAACAAGGCAAAGCGATGGCAATCGCAATGGTGGGCACTCCGATTGCCCTTTCCGCTGGTGTTCCTTTAGGTACTTGGCTTGGGCAAGTTCTGGGCTGGCGTTTAACCTTTGGTGCAATGTCTTTGCTGTCTGCGTTACTGATTGTTTGGATCATCGTGTGCGTACCTAACGTTGCAGGCCAATCAAAACAGATGAAATTGGAATTTAGCAAAGTACTGCATATTAAAGGGGTTAAACCTGTATTGGCGGTGGTGCTGACATGGATGCTTGCGCATAACATTCTTTATACCTACATCGCGCCATTTGTTCAGCCATCGGGAATGAACAGCCATGTGCAGTGGGTCTTGATGATCTTTGGTCTCACCTCTTTAGTTGGCATTATCGTCACTGGTAAATTGATCGACAAATACTTGCGCAAAATGGTGTTGATTTCACTGGCGTGCTTCTTCCTTGTCGCGGTCATTTTCAGTCTATTTATCAAAAGTTCCGATGTCATTCTGATTGGAACCGCCATCTGGGGATTAACCTTCGGCGGCGCGGCCACTCTACTGAATACCGCATTAGCTGATGCAGCAGGCGAATGGGCTGAACTGGCAATGTCTTTAACCGTAGTGAGTTGGAATAGTGCCATTTCCCTTGGCGGAATCGTAGGCGGCGTGCTGCTGCAATTCTATGGCACATCATCACTACCAATGACGTTAGCTGGGCTACTGTTCGTCAGTTTGTTGATCGTAAAAATCAATTCGACGTACGCGTTTCCTCACCGTCGATAA
- a CDS encoding SDR family oxidoreductase yields the protein MQNIKDKVVVITGASSGLGEATARLLAAEGAKVVLGARRAEKLEVIVKEIVDAGGIATAVTTDVKNHEEVKKLVDTAVENYGRVDVLLNNAGLMPLAPFERLQIAEWNETIDVNIKGVLNGIAAALPHMQAQKSGHIINVSSVYGHIVAQGAGVYCGTKWAVRAISEGLRQEVKPYNLRTTIISPGAVNTELLEHISQKDIQETVKKIVGEFGLSPDAFARMVAFAISQPDEVDVSEILFRPTAQPE from the coding sequence ATGCAAAATATTAAAGATAAAGTCGTTGTCATCACTGGTGCTAGCTCTGGTCTGGGCGAAGCGACCGCGAGATTGCTCGCCGCAGAAGGCGCAAAAGTGGTGCTTGGCGCTCGCCGCGCAGAAAAGCTCGAAGTTATCGTAAAAGAAATTGTTGATGCTGGCGGCATTGCAACTGCGGTAACTACTGACGTCAAAAACCATGAAGAGGTTAAAAAACTGGTCGACACTGCAGTAGAAAACTACGGTCGCGTTGATGTTCTTCTTAACAACGCAGGGTTGATGCCACTCGCTCCGTTTGAACGTTTACAAATTGCGGAATGGAACGAGACGATTGATGTCAATATTAAAGGCGTTCTGAACGGTATTGCTGCCGCGTTGCCACACATGCAAGCGCAAAAATCCGGCCACATCATCAACGTTTCGTCTGTATATGGTCACATTGTTGCTCAAGGTGCGGGGGTTTACTGCGGTACTAAATGGGCGGTTCGCGCAATTTCAGAAGGTCTTCGTCAAGAGGTGAAACCTTACAACCTGCGCACCACCATCATCTCTCCTGGAGCTGTCAATACTGAGTTGCTTGAGCATATCAGTCAGAAAGACATCCAAGAAACCGTGAAGAAAATCGTCGGTGAATTTGGTCTTTCTCCTGATGCCTTTGCGCGTATGGTGGCGTTTGCGATCTCACAACCTGATGAAGTCGATGTGTCAGAAATCTTATTCCGCCCAACAGCGCAGCCGGAATAA
- a CDS encoding NAD(P)-dependent alcohol dehydrogenase, which yields MNEETDKQRRKVLKLTGAIGVGAMLASPFNVFASEPNRRIPSRGYAAFDESGVLKPWTFERRPVGDNDILIDIKFASICRSDIHQEKGHWGKQQYPQVPGHEIVGIVSAVGKNVSKFKVGDRAGVGCMCGNHYHHHATDEEQYNADTLFTYGFPDDRSPTGITQGGYSNNIVVEEEFAVHIPQSVSFQEAVPLLCAGITTYSPLMRADIKPGMKVGVAGIGGLGHLAVKIAVSKGAEVYAFTTSPTKVKDILAFGAKEAIVVDDLSKLQPYHGQLDYVISTIPYDFNVAAYAAVVKPYGTFTQVGMPINSEVTMNALYLAFSRVNFNASLIGGMKETQEVVNYCASHNVLPNIEMINANQINQAWENVVDKKARYRYVIDASTF from the coding sequence ATGAATGAAGAGACAGATAAACAGAGAAGAAAAGTATTAAAACTCACAGGAGCGATAGGCGTTGGCGCAATGCTCGCAAGCCCTTTCAATGTTTTCGCCAGCGAGCCGAATCGGCGAATTCCATCGCGTGGTTACGCAGCGTTTGATGAATCTGGTGTACTAAAACCTTGGACCTTTGAACGTCGACCTGTGGGCGATAACGATATTCTTATCGACATCAAGTTCGCCAGTATTTGCCGCTCCGATATCCACCAAGAAAAGGGGCACTGGGGTAAACAGCAATACCCACAAGTACCCGGCCATGAAATCGTCGGCATTGTCTCTGCGGTAGGGAAAAACGTTTCAAAATTCAAAGTGGGTGATCGGGCTGGCGTGGGTTGTATGTGCGGAAATCACTATCACCACCATGCTACCGATGAAGAACAATACAACGCCGATACTCTATTTACCTATGGTTTCCCCGACGATCGCTCGCCGACTGGCATCACTCAAGGCGGGTACTCCAACAATATCGTGGTCGAAGAAGAGTTTGCGGTACACATTCCGCAAAGTGTTAGCTTTCAAGAAGCCGTGCCGCTACTTTGCGCAGGCATTACCACCTACTCACCACTGATGCGTGCCGACATTAAACCTGGCATGAAAGTGGGCGTCGCGGGGATTGGTGGCTTAGGCCATCTTGCCGTGAAAATTGCCGTATCTAAAGGTGCGGAAGTGTACGCGTTCACCACCAGCCCAACCAAGGTCAAAGACATTCTTGCCTTTGGTGCCAAAGAGGCCATCGTGGTCGACGACCTCTCCAAGCTCCAGCCATACCATGGGCAACTGGATTATGTCATCTCCACTATCCCTTACGACTTTAACGTTGCTGCCTATGCAGCTGTGGTGAAACCGTACGGAACATTTACACAAGTTGGGATGCCGATCAATTCAGAAGTCACCATGAACGCACTCTATTTGGCCTTTTCCCGCGTTAATTTCAATGCGTCATTAATTGGCGGCATGAAAGAAACCCAAGAAGTGGTGAATTACTGCGCCAGCCATAATGTGCTGCCGAATATTGAGATGATCAACGCTAACCAAATTAACCAAGCATGGGAAAACGTTGTCGATAAAAAAGCCCGTTATCGATATGTCATTGATGCGAGCACTTTTTAG
- a CDS encoding LysR family transcriptional regulator, producing MDELKAFLVIARHGSLTKAAAELGVTPSALSHTLKVLEERLGVRLFARTTRSVSPTEAGRQLIDDLTPLFDKVDDAILRLNELKDKPAGNIRITAADDAIQYILQPKLPRFLSRYPEVNIEVSVNYSLTDIVKDRFDAGIRLGEDLNNDMIAVKISPDWRQVLVASPQYLRNHSAPKKPEDLLSHNCINIRYSDKSGLYAWEFQKGDKKLNLKVKGQYTANSNPHVLAAALDGIGVAYLPEYYVEEYLQQGKLVAFMLDWCPYFDGYYLYYPHRRQDSPAFQALVNTLRYQGK from the coding sequence TTGGATGAATTAAAAGCATTTCTTGTGATTGCACGTCACGGCAGCTTAACCAAAGCCGCTGCTGAACTCGGTGTGACCCCCTCGGCTTTAAGCCATACATTAAAAGTGCTTGAAGAGCGGTTAGGGGTGAGACTATTTGCTCGAACCACTCGGAGCGTTTCACCGACAGAGGCGGGCAGGCAACTCATTGATGATTTAACGCCTTTGTTTGACAAAGTCGATGATGCCATTCTAAGGCTCAATGAACTGAAAGATAAACCTGCGGGCAATATTCGCATCACCGCTGCAGATGATGCTATACAGTATATTCTCCAGCCTAAGTTACCTCGTTTTTTAAGCCGATATCCAGAGGTTAACATTGAGGTTTCAGTGAATTACTCCCTGACAGATATCGTTAAAGATCGTTTCGATGCGGGCATTCGGTTAGGTGAAGATCTCAATAATGACATGATTGCTGTAAAAATCAGCCCAGACTGGCGACAGGTTCTGGTGGCTTCCCCGCAGTATTTGCGTAACCACAGTGCACCTAAAAAGCCAGAAGATTTGCTAAGTCATAACTGCATCAATATTCGCTACTCAGATAAAAGTGGCTTATATGCATGGGAATTTCAAAAAGGGGATAAAAAGCTCAATTTAAAAGTAAAAGGTCAATACACCGCGAACAGTAATCCACATGTTCTTGCTGCGGCTTTAGATGGGATAGGTGTTGCCTATTTGCCCGAGTATTATGTCGAGGAGTACTTGCAGCAAGGAAAACTGGTTGCTTTTATGCTCGACTGGTGTCCCTATTTTGATGGCTACTATTTATATTATCCTCATCGCAGGCAGGATTCTCCCGCTTTTCAGGCATTGGTCAATACACTGCGTTATCAGGGAAAGTAA
- a CDS encoding GNAT family N-acetyltransferase produces MTARLNEFQQPIGFDLTGWTAAKQPEKTTLSGHFCRLERLNVAQHAEELYEAFQDSPDGRHWTYLPYGPFHSSDEYREFLLTMEGLSDPFHYAVIDRSTNKAVGTVSLMRIDTANGVIEIGHVVYSPRMQRTPLSTEVMALLSKYVFEELGYRRLEWKCDSLNEPSRAAAQRFGFTFEGIFRQLQVTQGRNRDTAWFALLDSEYDAIKSAYQAWLEPNNFDEFCHQIKKLSELITLSN; encoded by the coding sequence GTGACTGCACGACTTAATGAATTTCAGCAACCTATTGGTTTCGATTTAACTGGATGGACGGCAGCAAAGCAGCCAGAAAAAACAACGTTATCTGGGCACTTTTGCCGCTTGGAACGCTTAAATGTTGCTCAACATGCCGAAGAGCTGTATGAAGCATTTCAAGATAGTCCCGATGGTCGCCACTGGACTTATCTGCCTTATGGCCCATTTCACTCAAGTGATGAGTACCGAGAGTTTTTACTGACGATGGAAGGGCTAAGCGATCCTTTTCACTATGCCGTGATTGACCGTTCGACTAACAAAGCGGTTGGTACGGTATCACTTATGCGTATTGATACCGCCAATGGTGTAATCGAAATCGGTCATGTGGTGTATTCCCCCCGCATGCAACGAACACCGCTTTCAACAGAGGTTATGGCGCTGTTATCCAAGTATGTTTTCGAAGAGTTGGGCTATCGCCGTTTAGAATGGAAATGTGATTCTTTAAATGAACCTTCAAGAGCCGCCGCACAACGCTTTGGTTTTACGTTTGAAGGTATTTTCCGTCAACTGCAGGTTACTCAAGGTCGCAACAGAGATACTGCATGGTTTGCATTACTCGATAGCGAATATGATGCCATTAAATCCGCGTATCAAGCATGGCTTGAACCTAATAACTTTGATGAGTTTTGTCATCAAATCAAGAAGTTGTCTGAGTTAATTACCTTATCAAACTGA
- a CDS encoding DMT family transporter, translating into MHSNSIMKAIVPLIICTFLWGSCYPIGKTALEEMSAFTLVFWRFVIASTCLILYLCAVRTPIPRLRLDQWIWVVAISASGIAGFNLIVFVGLSYTSPTNGSLIMALSPIVTSVIASVAVRKLPSKIQCVSLVISFVGVLIAITNGHIETLRSFRFNWGDQLILCGMFSWSIYTYFSQSISRWMLPSVYTFVGMFSGAVVTGMVCFALPSVHPIYELKLASMFSVLEVGYIGLFGTVLGYLLWLSGIQRMGSANASVFFNLVPIFSVVTSLALGQPVTGIQLLGIGVVLSGLLLPRLISFTQRRGVNTESV; encoded by the coding sequence ATGCATTCCAACTCTATTATGAAAGCCATTGTTCCACTTATTATTTGTACCTTTTTATGGGGAAGTTGTTACCCCATAGGTAAAACCGCATTAGAGGAGATGAGTGCGTTTACCTTAGTCTTTTGGCGATTTGTGATTGCATCTACCTGCTTGATTTTATATTTGTGTGCCGTACGAACGCCGATACCACGCTTGCGGCTCGATCAATGGATTTGGGTGGTGGCGATCAGTGCATCTGGTATTGCTGGCTTCAACCTCATCGTTTTTGTTGGTTTATCTTATACCAGCCCAACCAATGGTTCTCTGATTATGGCATTAAGCCCGATAGTGACTTCCGTTATTGCCAGTGTCGCTGTACGTAAATTACCATCAAAGATTCAATGCGTTAGCTTAGTAATAAGTTTTGTGGGGGTCTTAATAGCCATCACGAATGGACATATTGAAACACTGCGTTCCTTTCGGTTTAATTGGGGTGATCAATTAATACTCTGTGGCATGTTTTCTTGGAGTATTTACACCTATTTCAGTCAGAGTATTAGCCGTTGGATGTTACCGAGTGTTTATACGTTCGTTGGTATGTTCAGTGGCGCTGTAGTGACGGGTATGGTTTGTTTCGCATTACCTTCTGTTCATCCGATCTATGAACTAAAGCTGGCATCCATGTTCAGCGTGTTGGAGGTGGGTTACATCGGACTATTTGGGACCGTACTAGGGTATTTACTTTGGTTGAGCGGTATTCAACGTATGGGCTCTGCAAATGCCTCGGTTTTCTTTAATCTGGTGCCTATTTTTTCTGTTGTCACTTCTTTGGCATTAGGTCAACCCGTGACAGGAATACAATTACTCGGGATTGGAGTCGTTCTTAGTGGTTTACTGTTACCTCGTTTGATCTCTTTCACACAGCGCCGTGGTGTCAATACAGAGTCGGTCTAG